A segment of the Sanyastnella coralliicola genome:
TGAGCTTGAACACGGCTAAATGCCTCACGCACGATCCCGTAGAACTCATCTCCAAGTTCTTTCCAGTTTTCTCGCGGTGAAGGACCAATCTCAGACCATTCCTTTTGGTAGCTACGTGTCAACATCTCGATTTCCTTGATGTCAGCCACCGCTGCCAAACCTTTGGCCTTCTCGATGAGGTCTTCTTTCTTCTTCAAGTTGATCTTCAGGTCATTTTCCTGAAGCTCTTTGTAGATATTGATGTTGTAGTAGAAGTCGTCTTTGAGGCGCGTGTGTTTCTCTCGGAGATCGTTGTACTTGTCTCCAGGAACATCTCCGATCGTCTTCCAACGTTCGTCGAGTTCTTTCATCGTAGCGAATGCCTTGCCCACGTTCTCTTCGTCTTTCACGAGAGACTCCAGCTCTTTCAGGATGTCTTCCTTTGCTTTGAGGTTGGCACGCTGCTCCTCTGCGATTTTCTGACCGTGTTCCTTAACGCGTTCGCGGTAAGTGGTCATCAACGCATCGAATTGCTCATCTTCCGCCGCTGGCGTGTAGTTGAACTCTTCTCCTTCTTCATGTTCTTCGCCTTGCCATTTCTCTAGCTGGATCTGCCGATCTTTAGCATTTGCTGCTTTAAAGTCGGCCAGCAGATCTCTTACACCTTGTTTGATCGATGTAATGTCATCTGTCTGTAGCAGGCCCTCCAGTTTCTCTACGATTTCCGCTTTCATAACTGTTGTTAGTCCTTATGGGAGCACAAAAATACAAATAATTCAAGGGTAGCCGCGAAATGCGCGGCCTTCTCCGACAAGAAACGAAGGCTTTCAGAAAAAGTTGCGCTTGAAGGGGTTGGGCTGCAATTGTCATATTTGCGTTATGGAAGCAAGAGGGGAATATGAAGCATTGATTGCCCGCATGAGAAACTGGTGCGCACGCCGTGACCGAAGCACATCCGAGGTTGAACGGAAGCTTCAGGAGCTTGGCATGGGTGAAAAAGACTTAGCCAAGGCCATCCAACAACTCACTTCTGAGCAATATTTAGATGACGTAAGATTCACAGAAAGCTTCGTTTCTGGAAGGGTTCGAATCAAGAAATGGGGCCGCATTAAAATCAAGCATGCCTTGAAACCTCATCAAATCAGCGATTCCTTGATTTCCGCCGCATTCCAGTCGGTCATCAAAGAAGATGAATACGAAGAGAACCTCCGATCAGTTTTGCACTCAAAGGGGTGGCGCCCAGGTAAAGACTTGAGCTATGAACAACGCCAAAAGTTGTTGCGCTATGCTTACCAACGAGGCTACGAAAGCTCGTTGATTAATGCTGTACTTGATGATCGAGGTTTCGCTTAAAGCGAGGCTTCTTGCTTATTCCCAAGCCCAACAATATCAGCGTATGCTC
Coding sequences within it:
- a CDS encoding regulatory protein RecX — protein: MEARGEYEALIARMRNWCARRDRSTSEVERKLQELGMGEKDLAKAIQQLTSEQYLDDVRFTESFVSGRVRIKKWGRIKIKHALKPHQISDSLISAAFQSVIKEDEYEENLRSVLHSKGWRPGKDLSYEQRQKLLRYAYQRGYESSLINAVLDDRGFA